Proteins encoded together in one Ictidomys tridecemlineatus isolate mIctTri1 chromosome 3, mIctTri1.hap1, whole genome shotgun sequence window:
- the Srr gene encoding serine racemase isoform X2 translates to MQKAAEIRGALNAIRGLIPATLEGKPKAVVTHSSGNHGQALTYAAKLEGIPAYIVVPHTAPNCKKLAIQAYGASIVYSEPSDESREKVTKRILEETEGIMVHPNQEPAVIAGQGTIALEVLSQVPLVDALVVPVGGGGMVAGIAITVKALKPSVKVYAAEPLNADDCYKSKLKGELTPNPYPPETIADGVKSSIGLNTWPIIRDLVDDVFTVTEDEIKYATQLVWERMKLLIEPTAGVGVAAVLSRNFQAVSPEVKNICIVLSGGNVDLTSLSWVKHAERPAPYQSVSV, encoded by the exons ATTCGTGGGGCGCTTAATGCCATCAGAGGCTTAATTCCTGCCACCTTAGAAGGGAAGCCCAAAGCTGTTGTTACTCACAGCAGTGGAAATCATGGCCAGGCTCTCACTTATGCTGCTAAACTGGAAG GGATTCCTGCTTATATTGTGGTACCCCACACAGCTCCCAACTGTAAAAAACTGGCAATACAAGCCTATGGAGCCTCTATAGTTTACAGTGAACCAAGCGATGAG TCCAGAGAAAAGGTTACAAAAAGAATTTTGGAAGAAACAGAAGGCATCATGGTTCATCCCAACCAGGAGCCTGCGGTGATAGCTGGGCAAGGCACAATTGCCTTAGAAGTGCTGAGTCAG GTTCCCTTGGTGGATGCACTAGTGGTTCCTGTAGGGGGAGGAGGAATGGTTGCTGGAATAGCAATTACTGTTAAG GCTCTGAAACCTAGTGTGAAGGTATATGCTGCTGAACCCTTGAATGCAGATGATTGCTACAAGTCCAAACTGAAAGGGGAGCTGACCCCCAATCCTTATCCTCCAGAAACTATAGCAGATGGTGTCAAATCCAGCATTGGCTTAAACACCTGGCCTATTATAAGGGACCTTGTGGATGATGTCTTCACTGTCACAGAGGATGAAATCAAG TATGCAACCCAGCTGGTTTGGGAAAGGATGAAACTACTCATTGAACCTACAGCTGGTGTTGGAGTGGCTGCTGTGCTGTCTCGGAATTTTCAAGCAGTTTCTCCAGAAGTAAAGAACATTTGTATTGTTCTCAGTGGTGGAAATGTAGACTTAACCTCCTTAAGTTGGGTGAAGCACGCTGAAAGGCCAGCTCCTTATCAGTctgtttctgtttaa